In Primulina huaijiensis isolate GDHJ02 chromosome 6, ASM1229523v2, whole genome shotgun sequence, a single window of DNA contains:
- the LOC140979535 gene encoding uncharacterized protein: MFTGNPLHDEYSVAFPTAPSPPPSTFPQPPIFLPPLAIPVGNDHDLISALKPEFGYTSSGCSSYGGSPSSVTSYNTTYSPTLTQSSVSSQSLQINQLEGYSAMNSSHGYFEAEAGSFRKALSTGDLQGVNMAPRSLQYSSGGMASESSIIESMNRASPYSPEEKKERIERYRSKKNLRNFNKKIKYECRKTLADSRPRIRGRFARNDELEKTTQEDHDEDDDNWIHFLDAFSSNI; this comes from the exons ATGTTTACCGGGAACCCACTTCATGATGAATATTCCGTCGCCTTCCCCACCGCTCCGTCTCCGCCACCATCTACATTCCCACAGCCTCCCATATTCCTCCCCCCTCTGGCTATTCCGGTAGGCAACGACCACGACTTGATATCAGCACTGAAGCCCGAGTTCGGGTACACCAGCAGCGGCTGCAGCAGCTATGGAGGCTCGCCTAGTTCAGTCACTAGCTATAACACGACTTACAGTCCGACTTTAACCCAGAGTAGCGTTAGTAGCCAGTCTCTGCAGATAAACCAGCTGGAAGGCTACTCTGCCATGAATTCTTCGCATGGCTACTTTGAAGCCGAGGCTGGTTCTTTCAGGAAAGCGTTGAGCACCGGTGATCTGCAG GGCGTAAACATGGCACCACGAAGCCTGCAATATTCAAGTGGCGGAATGGCAAGCGAGAGCAGTATAATAGAAAGCATGAATAGAGCGAGCCCGTACAGTCCAGaggagaaaaaagaaagaattgaGAGGTACAGAAGCAAGAAGAATCTCAGGAATTTCAACAAGAAGATTAAG TACGAATGTAGGAAGACTTTAGCAGACAGTCGGCCACGCATCCGGGGAAGATTCGCGAGGAACGATGAATTAGAGAAGACGACACAGGAAGATCATGACGAAGACGATGATAATTGGATCCATTTTCTTGATGCATTTTCATCAAATATATAA
- the LOC140979455 gene encoding exocyst complex component EXO70H1-like produces MKNFLFSRPSSHRSHDHHLQNNSGKTQHHSFSETIMEENLDVAEAVIKKWDVDSQKHDKFSSMFEDDKNEAKRFLEAVRNLQNAMHFYMKLTPTSESIIRAHNLMKTAIKRLEKEFYFILAANRKNLDTESVSGGSSLVSTRSSISDLGEVSEEEESIRSPHTPDFAMAELKSIADAMIGSGYGKECVNIYKIVRKSIIDESLYHLHVERFTSSQIQKMEWSVLEHNIRNWLHAVKVAVKGLFYGERILCDFIFSSSENIAGSCFAETSRDAAVNLFSFPHNFARSKKILSPEKMFRGLDMYEAICGLWPEIESIFGHESLAAVRSEAEMAAEKLAEALRVMFSQFEAAIKKDTSNPTVNGGVHPLTRYVMNFLVFLGDYSGSLSDIVGDHSAAARTPLPESYFSSPTSAAEDPSAAAITTRLAWQILILLCKLDGKAAHYHDVALSYLFLANNLNYVVSKVRSSNLGLLIGPDWILKHGSKVRQYLANYEKMGWGRMMASLTEDPTVEIQEKFGNFNSEFEATYKKHKSWVIPDPKMCDEIKFYFSKNILSSYRTFYEKYRSRVETESIIKYAPEDLENFFSDMFPMKEAPRNSGPYPTFSVSDPSLLLHGR; encoded by the coding sequence ATGAAGAATTTCCTATTTTCAAGGCCATCATCCCATCGatcacatgatcatcatttgCAGAATAATAGTGGAAAAACACAGCACCACAGTTTCTCAGAAACAATAATGGAAGAGAACCTCGATGTGGCCGAGGCCGTGATCAAGAAATGGGATGTAGATTCCCAAAAACACGATAAATTTTCATCCATGTTCGAAGATGACAAAAATGAAGCTAAAAGATTTCTTGAAGCTGTCAGAAATCTGCAAAATGCCATGCATTTCTACATGAAGCTTACCCCAACCTCTGAGAGTATTATACGAGCTCACAACTTGATGAAAACAGCAATTAAAAGATTGGAGAAAGAGTTTTACTTTATCTTAGCTGCTAACAGAAAGAATCTTGATACAGAATCCGTTTCGGGTGGTTCTTCACTTGTTTCGACCCGATCAAGCATCTCGGATTTGGGTGAAGTTTCTGAGGAAGAAGAGAGCATTAGGTCACCTCATACTCCGGATTTTGCTATGGCCGAGTTGAAGAGTATAGCTGACGCAATGATCGGCTCTGGATACGGAAAAGAATGCGTAAACATTTACAAAATAGTTCGGAAATCGATTATCGACGAGTCATTGTATCATTTGCACGTCGAAAGGTTCACTTCTTCTCAGATTCAGAAGATGGAGTGGAGTGTTTTGGAACACAATATCAGGAATTGGCTGCACGCGGTGAAAGTCGCCGTGAAAGGCCTGTTCTACGGCGAGAGAATTCTATGTGACTTCATCTTCTCTTCGTCCGAAAACATCGCAGGTTCGTGTTTCGCCGAGACCTCGAGAGACGCGGCGGTAAATCTGTTTAGCTTCCCACATAATTTCGCCAGAAGCAAGAAGATTCTGTCGCCGGAGAAAATGTTTCGCGGGCTGGATATGTACGAGGCCATCTGCGGCTTATGGCCGGAGATAGAATCCATATTCGGCCACGAGTCTTTGGCTGCTGTAAGGTCGGAGGCGGAAATGGCAGCGGAGAAACTCGCCGAGGCTCTAAGAGTTATGTTTAGTCAATTCGAGGCGGCGATTAAAAAGGACACTTCAAACCCGACGGTGAACGGCGGCGTCCACCCTCTCACTCGCTACGTCATGAATTTCCTCGTTTTTTTAGGGGATTACAGCGGCTCGCTTTCCGATATAGTCGGGGATCATTCAGCTGCGGCGCGGACTCCGCTGCCGGAATCATATTTCTCCAGCCCAACTTCGGCAGCCGAGGACCCATCAGCCGCCGCGATCACCACCCGCCTCGCGTGGCAGATTCTCATTCTGCTTTGCAAACTCGACGGAAAGGCGGCGCACTACCATGACGTGGCTTTATCATATTTGTTCCTAGCAAACAATCTAAACTACGTCGTTTCGAAAGTCCGGAGCTCGAATCTCGGGCTCCTTATTGGACCCGATTGGATTTTGAAACATGGGTCCAAAGTGAGGCAATATTTAGCCAACTACGAGAAGATGGGCTGGGGTAGAATGATGGCGTCACTAACCGAGGATCCGACGGTTGAGATACAAGAAAagtttggaaattttaattCTGAATTCGAGGCGACATATAAGAAGCATAAGTCATGGGTCATACCCGACCCGAAAATGTGTGAcgaaatcaaattttatttttccaagaATATACTCTCGAGTTATAGGACGTTTTACGAGAAATACAGAAGTAGAGTCGAGACCGAGTCGATAATCAAATATGCCCCTGAAGATTTGGAAAATTTCTTTTCAGACATGTTTCCGATGAAAGAGGCTCCGCGTAACAGTGGACCCTATCCGACATTTTCGGTTTCGGATCCATCTCTTTTGTTACATGGTCGTTGA